The Candidatus Sysuiplasma acidicola genome includes a window with the following:
- the sufC gene encoding Fe-S cluster assembly ATPase SufC, with translation MVSELVIKDLRVSIEGKQILKGINLTVRQGEVHAIMGPNGSGKSTLSYALMGHPKYHVTGGQVLLDGEDIMALAPDKRARLGLFLGFQYPVEVPGVRLGNFLRIAYNGAHADNQLSPTKFFRLLKEKVNLLGIDENFIGRSLNEGFSGGEKKRAEVLQMAVLQPKFGILDETDSGLDIDSLKIVSNAINTMAGPGIGLVLVTHYQRLLQYITPQFVHVVVDGRIVKSGGRELAKELEEKGYDWLKEPAITG, from the coding sequence ATGGTTTCAGAACTCGTGATAAAGGACCTGCGGGTCAGCATAGAGGGAAAGCAGATACTTAAAGGGATCAATCTCACTGTGAGGCAGGGAGAGGTCCACGCAATCATGGGACCGAACGGCTCGGGAAAGAGCACTCTGAGTTACGCTCTGATGGGACACCCCAAGTATCATGTGACCGGTGGACAGGTGTTGCTGGACGGCGAGGATATCATGGCCCTGGCGCCGGACAAGAGGGCCAGATTGGGCCTCTTTCTAGGCTTTCAGTACCCGGTGGAAGTGCCCGGCGTGAGACTGGGCAATTTTCTCAGGATAGCTTATAACGGCGCTCACGCCGACAATCAGCTCAGCCCCACAAAGTTTTTCAGGCTGCTTAAGGAAAAGGTAAATCTCCTTGGCATCGATGAGAATTTCATAGGGCGCTCACTGAATGAAGGTTTCTCCGGCGGCGAAAAGAAAAGGGCTGAAGTGCTGCAGATGGCCGTGCTGCAGCCCAAATTCGGAATACTCGATGAGACAGACAGCGGCCTGGATATTGATTCTCTCAAAATTGTTTCAAACGCGATAAACACCATGGCCGGTCCGGGCATCGGTCTCGTGCTGGTCACACACTACCAGCGTCTTCTGCAGTACATCACACCGCAGTTTGTGCATGTTGTCGTGGATGGCAGAATAGTGAAGAGCGGCGGAAGAGAGCTGGCAAAGGAACTGGAGGAAAAAGGATATGACTGGCTCAAAGAACCGGCTATAACCGGGTAG
- the queC gene encoding 7-cyano-7-deazaguanine synthase QueC: MDGTSPGVREAVLLLSGGLDSTTVAAFLHSENIHFIALTVDYGQRHSREVDAARRIASHYCAEQITMNVDFSEIGGSALTDPSVEVPVGGTKGIPVTYVPARNTVFLAVALAIAEARACRHIYTGINAVDYSGYPDCRPEFLDAFNRMAAVATKAGIEGKSPVVLAPLISMSKADIVSMGKKLGAPYELSWSCYNGREKACGVCDSCLLRLKGFTEAGFEDPLEYENK; encoded by the coding sequence ATGGACGGAACGTCACCTGGCGTGAGAGAGGCCGTCCTGCTCCTCTCGGGCGGGCTTGATTCTACAACAGTTGCGGCGTTTCTGCATTCGGAGAACATCCACTTCATAGCACTGACGGTCGACTACGGACAGAGGCATTCCAGAGAAGTCGATGCTGCACGCCGCATAGCAAGCCATTACTGCGCCGAACAGATAACAATGAATGTCGATTTCTCCGAAATAGGCGGCAGCGCACTGACGGACCCGAGTGTCGAAGTGCCCGTGGGTGGAACAAAAGGCATACCTGTGACCTACGTTCCTGCCAGGAATACTGTGTTTCTGGCAGTCGCGCTTGCCATCGCAGAGGCAAGAGCATGCCGGCACATCTATACAGGCATCAACGCCGTGGACTACAGCGGGTACCCGGACTGCAGGCCGGAATTCCTGGATGCATTTAACAGGATGGCGGCAGTCGCGACAAAGGCGGGCATTGAAGGCAAATCGCCTGTGGTCCTCGCTCCGCTCATATCCATGAGCAAGGCAGACATCGTGTCGATGGGGAAAAAGCTTGGAGCTCCATATGAACTGAGCTGGAGCTGTTACAACGGAAGGGAGAAGGCGTGCGGCGTCTGCGATTCGTGCCTTCTCAGACTGAAGGGTTTCACGGAGGCGGGTTTTGAGGACCCGTTGGAATATGAGAATAAATGA
- a CDS encoding cysteine synthase family protein has translation MQYGDDILSRIGNTPLLRLERITQGMPRVHIYAKAEWFNPGGSVKDRTALGIVDEAIVSGKLTKNKVLLDASSGNTGIAYSMICAVKGFRSTIVVPGNIGKEKLEILRAYGAEVVLSSPMEGTDGSQRLAKKMAEQHPDLYFYADQYNNESNWKAHYLRTGREIFEQTEGEIDYFVAGLGTGGTFTGVSRLLKERNKSIRTVAVEPDSPLHGIEGLKRMDASVRPGIYDESIADEHVYVSTEDAQKTVIRAARTEGLLLGVSSGAALKACMDIAEREGRGNIVTVFPDNGQRYLGEKFWEDNL, from the coding sequence ATGCAGTATGGTGACGACATACTGAGCAGGATAGGCAACACGCCTCTCCTGAGGCTCGAGAGGATCACGCAAGGCATGCCTCGAGTTCACATTTACGCAAAGGCGGAATGGTTCAACCCTGGAGGAAGTGTGAAGGACCGAACGGCGCTGGGTATCGTGGATGAGGCAATAGTCTCGGGCAAACTCACAAAGAACAAAGTGCTGCTGGATGCTTCCTCGGGAAACACTGGCATAGCATACTCGATGATATGCGCTGTCAAGGGATTCAGATCGACTATAGTGGTTCCCGGCAACATCGGGAAGGAGAAGCTCGAGATACTCAGGGCATACGGAGCAGAAGTAGTTCTCAGCAGCCCGATGGAAGGCACAGACGGCTCGCAGAGACTTGCGAAAAAGATGGCCGAGCAGCATCCTGATCTCTACTTTTATGCAGACCAGTACAACAATGAAAGCAACTGGAAGGCTCACTACTTACGCACTGGACGGGAGATTTTCGAACAGACAGAAGGTGAAATTGATTATTTCGTAGCCGGGCTCGGTACAGGCGGAACGTTTACCGGTGTGAGCCGCCTGCTGAAAGAGAGAAATAAATCAATAAGAACGGTGGCTGTCGAACCAGATTCCCCCTTGCACGGTATAGAGGGTCTGAAAAGAATGGACGCATCGGTGAGGCCCGGCATTTATGACGAGTCTATCGCTGATGAGCACGTCTATGTCAGCACCGAGGACGCGCAGAAGACGGTAATCAGAGCCGCCAGGACGGAAGGATTGCTTCTCGGCGTGAGCTCGGGAGCCGCGCTAAAGGCGTGCATGGACATAGCGGAGAGAGAAGGGAGAGGAAACATTGTGACGGTTTTTCCGGACAACGGTCAGCGGTATCTTGGCGAAAAGTTCTGGGAGGACAATCTATGA
- a CDS encoding ArsR family transcriptional regulator, whose translation MEDDVLELQTRKRIFEEVCKFPGLHLREIARQLEESVPLVDYHLNSLEKHGIVTAISDGQYRRYYPKDPIGAEQKRDALSQDEKRAIALLRQRIPLQIVLFILKNGTAQHKDMLPAMGISPSTLSHHLNKLARRGIITKTSTGEDRGYRLTNEAQTARLLLNYEPPPGTIVDSFIEIWEELRQ comes from the coding sequence TTGGAGGATGACGTCCTCGAGCTGCAGACAAGGAAGCGGATTTTCGAGGAGGTCTGCAAGTTCCCTGGACTCCATCTCAGGGAGATCGCAAGGCAACTGGAAGAGAGCGTTCCGCTTGTGGATTACCATCTGAATTCACTTGAAAAGCACGGCATAGTCACTGCAATATCCGACGGGCAGTACAGGCGTTATTATCCGAAAGATCCCATAGGTGCAGAACAGAAGAGGGATGCCCTCTCCCAGGACGAGAAGAGGGCGATAGCGCTGCTCAGACAGAGGATTCCACTGCAGATTGTTCTCTTTATTTTGAAGAATGGCACCGCGCAACACAAAGATATGCTGCCGGCCATGGGCATTTCCCCTTCCACGCTGTCACATCATCTGAACAAGCTCGCCAGGAGGGGCATCATAACAAAGACTTCTACTGGAGAGGACAGAGGGTACAGGCTGACCAACGAGGCACAAACGGCGCGGCTGCTTTTGAACTACGAACCGCCGCCGGGAACAATAGTGGACAGTTTCATCGAGATTTGGGAGGAACTCAGGCAATGA
- the dph2 gene encoding diphthamide biosynthesis enzyme Dph2, with the protein MALVPVIEGSRLLVDYDGISSAAKSRKAKTVALQLPEGLRAFASQIAGRIESSASVAVIIDSEPCFGACDIPTHLFGSADMVVQLGHTEMPSIGVMPRMYFANISVDIDPIPVVEKAIPLLSGTVGVVTTAQHMHYLDGIISFLRSRGVEALYSRGDRRLGGFAQLLGCDYTSARDIEDRVDSFLYVGDGDFHPIGLVMLSDRPLIAANPMNGTVRTLDALRDIIMKQRLTAIERAMGAKSFGVLVSTKVGQRRRALAEKLVSEVQGTGRRSSLIQSNVISPELIMSYDFDAFTSTACPRVAIDDFSKYPRPLLTPIETEIALGIRKFSDFTFDQILAEQ; encoded by the coding sequence ATGGCGCTCGTTCCTGTCATTGAGGGATCAAGACTGCTTGTGGATTATGACGGCATCAGCAGCGCGGCTAAATCCAGGAAAGCAAAAACGGTCGCGCTGCAGCTGCCCGAAGGACTGAGGGCGTTTGCGTCACAGATCGCCGGTAGAATAGAATCTTCCGCTTCAGTCGCCGTAATCATTGATTCGGAGCCATGTTTCGGCGCATGCGACATACCAACGCACCTGTTTGGTTCGGCGGACATGGTTGTGCAGCTGGGCCACACCGAGATGCCGAGCATCGGCGTTATGCCACGCATGTATTTTGCCAATATTTCTGTCGACATCGATCCGATACCTGTGGTCGAGAAGGCTATACCCCTTCTCAGCGGCACGGTTGGTGTTGTGACCACGGCCCAGCACATGCATTATCTCGACGGCATCATCTCATTCCTGAGGAGCAGGGGGGTGGAGGCGCTTTATTCAAGAGGTGATCGGAGACTCGGCGGATTCGCACAACTACTGGGTTGTGATTACACATCCGCGCGTGACATAGAAGACAGGGTTGACTCCTTTCTCTATGTCGGGGACGGCGACTTTCATCCGATAGGTCTTGTTATGCTGAGCGACAGACCGCTCATTGCGGCTAATCCAATGAACGGAACTGTGAGGACGCTGGATGCGCTCCGGGACATCATAATGAAGCAACGCCTGACGGCAATAGAGAGGGCCATGGGTGCGAAGTCGTTCGGAGTGCTGGTGAGCACGAAAGTCGGGCAGCGCAGGAGGGCACTGGCAGAAAAACTCGTATCCGAAGTGCAGGGCACAGGAAGAAGATCGTCGCTGATTCAGTCAAACGTCATATCGCCCGAACTTATCATGAGCTACGACTTCGACGCATTCACGTCCACCGCCTGTCCGCGGGTCGCAATAGATGATTTTTCGAAATACCCCCGGCCGTTGCTCACACCCATAGAAACAGAGATAGCACTGGGCATCAGAAAGTTTTCCGACTTCACTTTCGATCAGATACTTGCCGAACAATGA
- a CDS encoding ArsR family transcriptional regulator, which translates to MDSDLSMLGESKAKIIASLGEGEKTGQQLAGLLGINTTAVREHMDALERMGIISSRFVNLGVGRPRKVYHLTPLGVELLPKHYDTLLNVLMRKIHEKSGDVLLSQLISEVVKDFNKDSEGESTLPVEERISKVVNFLNMMGFMATVEKDGEKTFVVRHNCIFNKTAKLFSSVLCNECDTSFVKEPIGKAEVELVSCIGKGDTSCKNLIRT; encoded by the coding sequence ATGGACTCTGACCTCTCTATGCTCGGCGAATCGAAAGCGAAGATCATAGCGAGCCTTGGGGAAGGGGAAAAGACTGGCCAGCAGCTTGCCGGCCTGCTTGGCATAAATACGACTGCCGTCAGGGAACACATGGATGCCTTGGAGCGAATGGGCATCATCTCATCGCGCTTTGTCAATCTTGGTGTCGGAAGGCCGAGGAAGGTTTATCACCTCACCCCGCTGGGAGTTGAGCTGTTGCCGAAGCATTACGACACACTGTTGAACGTACTGATGCGGAAAATACACGAAAAAAGCGGCGACGTGCTTCTTAGTCAGCTCATTTCAGAGGTCGTCAAGGATTTCAACAAGGACTCAGAGGGTGAAAGCACTCTGCCAGTTGAAGAACGCATCAGTAAAGTTGTGAATTTCCTGAACATGATGGGATTCATGGCAACGGTGGAAAAGGACGGCGAAAAGACATTTGTGGTCAGGCACAACTGTATTTTCAACAAGACTGCAAAACTCTTCTCAAGCGTGCTGTGCAATGAGTGCGACACATCATTTGTAAAGGAACCGATCGGGAAGGCGGAAGTGGAACTCGTCTCGTGTATAGGCAAAGGCGACACATCCTGCAAGAACCTTATCAGAACCTGA
- a CDS encoding 6-pyruvoyl tetrahydropterin synthase family protein, whose translation MKISINGWDAGIRFVAGHFLPSVEKCSRLHGHNYALTIVVEGEPDRNGIILDFMKLKEAANKLIDRIDHRMLLPGSGKSMTLRQSGNSVSVKFGGKRYIFPVSDVVMLPLKNVSAEELSAYFAEELAGSGIFGGNVKSISVGVSEGRGQEAWTERHLA comes from the coding sequence ATGAAAATATCCATAAACGGCTGGGACGCGGGCATCAGGTTTGTGGCCGGGCATTTCCTTCCATCCGTTGAGAAATGCAGCAGGCTGCACGGACATAATTACGCGCTGACAATAGTGGTGGAAGGCGAGCCGGACAGGAACGGCATAATACTCGATTTCATGAAACTGAAGGAGGCAGCCAACAAACTCATAGACAGAATTGACCACAGGATGCTTTTGCCCGGATCGGGAAAGTCTATGACTTTACGGCAGAGCGGCAATTCTGTTTCCGTGAAATTTGGCGGAAAGAGGTACATCTTTCCAGTATCGGATGTCGTGATGCTGCCGCTGAAGAATGTGAGCGCCGAGGAACTCTCGGCCTACTTCGCGGAGGAGCTCGCAGGAAGCGGCATTTTCGGCGGAAATGTGAAATCAATTTCAGTCGGCGTTTCTGAAGGCAGGGGACAGGAGGCATGGACGGAACGTCACCTGGCGTGA
- a CDS encoding SUF system NifU family Fe-S cluster assembly protein, whose amino-acid sequence MAFDIYQEEIIEHYKKPQNKGVIEHPDMFSHGNNPVCGDDITVYLRVNNDTITDVKFDGRGCAISQASASMLTEKVKGMKLADVAKLTADDIKEMLHIPLSAVRMKCATLSLNTIHEATAGGAVR is encoded by the coding sequence ATGGCATTTGACATTTATCAGGAAGAAATAATAGAACATTACAAGAAGCCTCAGAACAAGGGTGTGATAGAGCATCCGGACATGTTCAGCCACGGCAATAATCCGGTATGCGGTGATGACATAACTGTGTACCTTCGAGTCAACAACGATACAATCACTGATGTCAAGTTCGACGGACGCGGATGTGCCATAAGCCAGGCGTCCGCCTCCATGCTCACAGAAAAGGTGAAGGGCATGAAGCTGGCGGATGTTGCGAAGCTCACCGCAGACGACATAAAGGAGATGCTGCACATTCCACTCAGTGCTGTTAGAATGAAGTGTGCGACTCTTTCTCTTAACACGATTCATGAAGCAACAGCAGGAGGGGCTGTACGGTGA
- the moeB gene encoding molybdopterin-synthase adenylyltransferase MoeB: protein MTASSVKVMIPTPLRQYVGNRDTVELRGETVDEVLRSLADSSVQLKKHLYDDGGKIRNFVNVYLNEEDIRYLERGRTQVREGDVIAIIPSIAGGAAGLEEAFSYEDIQRYSRHLLLPEVGLEGQLKLRNSSVLVIGAGGLGSPLLLYLAAAGVGTIGIVDFDTVDFSNLQRQIIHSQKDVGRKKIDSAEEKIKGINPHIRVVKHEVQITSENAFDIIRNYDVVIDGTDNFPTRYLVNDACVLLGKPNVYGSIYRFEGQVSVFDAKRGPCYRCLYENPPPPGLVPSCAEGGVVGVLPGTVGTLQAMETIKLILGQGEPLIGRLLLFDAMKMRFKELKLRKNPDCPVCGTHPTVTELIDYEQFCGITHNAEAEGDVITVEELNRKFGAGESFVLLDVREPQEWDICRINGAKLIPMNDVPARVSELNTADDIIVYCKAGQRSAYVMNFLKDIGFRKVRNLKGGINAWAEKVDPSLPRY from the coding sequence ATGACTGCATCAAGTGTAAAGGTAATGATTCCCACGCCGCTAAGGCAGTATGTGGGTAACAGGGACACAGTTGAACTCAGGGGCGAGACGGTAGACGAAGTGCTGCGCAGTCTGGCCGATTCAAGCGTACAGCTGAAGAAACACCTGTATGACGACGGAGGGAAGATACGGAATTTCGTTAACGTGTACTTGAACGAGGAGGACATACGCTACCTTGAACGCGGCAGGACACAGGTCAGGGAAGGCGACGTGATAGCGATCATTCCATCTATCGCCGGCGGCGCTGCCGGACTGGAGGAAGCATTCTCGTACGAAGACATACAGAGATACAGCCGCCATCTGCTTCTGCCCGAAGTGGGTCTGGAGGGCCAGCTCAAGCTGCGAAATTCCAGTGTGCTGGTTATCGGCGCGGGCGGTCTCGGCTCACCTCTGCTGCTTTATCTGGCCGCCGCGGGCGTAGGAACAATTGGTATTGTCGACTTCGACACAGTCGACTTCAGCAACCTTCAGAGGCAGATTATACATTCACAGAAGGATGTCGGAAGGAAGAAAATCGATTCTGCGGAAGAGAAGATAAAGGGAATAAATCCGCACATCAGGGTCGTCAAGCATGAAGTTCAGATAACTTCTGAAAATGCGTTTGACATCATACGCAATTACGACGTGGTGATAGACGGCACAGACAATTTTCCGACGCGTTACCTCGTCAACGATGCCTGCGTGCTGCTCGGAAAACCAAATGTCTACGGCTCCATTTACAGATTCGAGGGACAGGTGTCGGTGTTCGATGCAAAAAGGGGTCCATGCTACAGGTGCCTGTATGAGAATCCCCCGCCTCCAGGACTCGTTCCATCCTGCGCAGAAGGAGGAGTCGTCGGCGTTCTTCCGGGAACGGTCGGAACGCTTCAGGCGATGGAAACAATCAAGCTAATACTCGGCCAGGGCGAACCGCTGATTGGTAGGCTTCTTCTGTTCGACGCGATGAAAATGCGCTTCAAGGAACTGAAACTCAGAAAGAATCCGGACTGTCCTGTCTGTGGAACCCATCCGACAGTGACCGAGCTCATAGACTACGAGCAGTTCTGCGGCATAACACATAATGCCGAAGCCGAAGGAGATGTGATTACTGTTGAGGAGCTGAACAGAAAATTCGGCGCAGGCGAATCGTTTGTGCTCCTCGATGTAAGGGAACCGCAGGAATGGGACATATGCCGCATAAACGGCGCGAAGCTCATTCCGATGAATGATGTCCCGGCAAGGGTAAGCGAACTCAATACGGCTGACGACATCATTGTGTACTGTAAGGCGGGACAGCGCAGCGCATACGTAATGAATTTCCTGAAGGATATCGGTTTCAGAAAGGTCAGGAATCTTAAGGGCGGCATCAATGCATGGGCGGAAAAAGTGGATCCGTCCTTGCCGAGGTACTGA
- a CDS encoding radical SAM protein codes for MRINEIFKSIQGEGIMIGLPTLFIRTAGCDLRCRWCDTPYALLTDQGTEWTVESIVAEAKQRRVLDVCITGGDPLMQSDETAELATRLLDEGFRVVVETSGAYDVSCLPSSERLTVSMDIKLPGSGMEDRNMLSNLQRLGRHDQVKFIIADRKDYEYARRVMSENGIPCEVIMTPVGGKEMGWLAETVLRDGLEVRVLPQLHKYIWGDERGR; via the coding sequence ATGAGAATAAATGAAATTTTCAAGTCAATCCAGGGCGAAGGCATAATGATCGGCCTTCCAACCCTCTTCATACGCACGGCAGGCTGCGACCTCAGATGCAGATGGTGTGACACTCCTTACGCTCTGCTCACTGACCAGGGAACGGAGTGGACGGTGGAATCCATTGTAGCGGAGGCAAAACAAAGGCGCGTGCTGGATGTATGCATCACGGGAGGAGATCCGCTCATGCAGAGTGATGAAACGGCCGAACTTGCGACCCGACTGCTAGATGAAGGCTTCAGGGTCGTTGTAGAAACAAGCGGCGCGTACGATGTGTCTTGTCTCCCCTCGTCAGAGCGGCTAACGGTGAGCATGGACATCAAACTGCCCGGTTCGGGGATGGAGGACAGAAACATGCTCTCCAACCTGCAGCGACTCGGCAGGCATGATCAGGTGAAATTCATAATTGCAGACAGGAAAGACTATGAATATGCCAGAAGGGTGATGTCCGAAAACGGCATACCGTGTGAAGTCATAATGACACCTGTGGGTGGCAAAGAGATGGGATGGCTCGCAGAAACAGTGCTCAGGGACGGCCTCGAGGTCAGGGTGCTGCCGCAGCTCCACAAATACATATGGGGAGATGAAAGAGGGCGATAG
- a CDS encoding methyltransferase domain-containing protein, with the protein MSDGLTMREQSSDEEHPDAISTFERFDFQSLWRGREKVISTERFILTSLLSRTDGRRTLEIGTGEGRLSGVVQLNSQEYVGTDINPSFLNRISSSCENRKMRLLSSNLYHLPFRDNSFTTVVMIRVFNFLSKPESAMQEITRVLAPGGSLVMSYNPKPSIATFIDDLKAILRYSSMVGDNWKPVTFSTGDVVRIHPSSIPAFSFSVRYFARLMSESGLAAVAESASGLEDYRFVDRLPDELFQKMAFSLYRMPMMPTRFVLARKINGSGKLIMEADSMYCCPQCRSSIWLDDASTQTFCGTCGFRRDNCEGLPDLRYFPD; encoded by the coding sequence TTGTCCGATGGTCTGACAATGCGTGAACAGAGCAGTGACGAGGAACATCCTGACGCCATAAGCACATTTGAGCGTTTTGACTTTCAATCCCTCTGGCGCGGAAGAGAGAAGGTCATTTCAACGGAGCGTTTCATTCTCACTTCTCTTCTCAGCAGGACAGATGGAAGAAGAACGCTGGAAATTGGGACCGGGGAAGGCAGGCTGTCCGGCGTTGTGCAGTTAAATTCGCAGGAATATGTGGGCACCGACATCAATCCCTCCTTTCTGAACAGAATCTCCAGCTCTTGCGAAAACAGGAAGATGAGACTCCTGTCTTCCAACCTTTATCATCTGCCGTTCAGGGATAATTCGTTCACCACTGTTGTGATGATACGTGTCTTCAATTTTCTCTCGAAGCCCGAATCGGCAATGCAAGAGATAACAAGAGTGCTTGCCCCCGGAGGCAGCCTGGTAATGTCGTATAATCCGAAACCTTCCATTGCCACTTTCATTGATGACCTGAAGGCAATCCTCAGATATTCCAGCATGGTGGGGGACAACTGGAAACCTGTGACATTTTCAACCGGAGATGTTGTCCGTATCCACCCCTCGTCTATTCCTGCTTTCTCATTCAGTGTCCGTTATTTCGCCAGGTTAATGAGCGAATCGGGCCTTGCGGCTGTTGCTGAGAGCGCATCCGGCCTGGAAGATTACAGATTTGTCGACAGGTTACCAGATGAGCTCTTTCAAAAGATGGCATTCTCTCTTTACCGCATGCCAATGATGCCGACAAGGTTCGTGCTGGCAAGAAAAATCAATGGCAGCGGTAAACTGATCATGGAGGCAGACTCAATGTATTGCTGTCCTCAATGCAGGAGTTCGATTTGGCTTGACGATGCCTCCACTCAGACATTCTGCGGCACATGTGGATTTCGGAGAGACAATTGCGAAGGATTGCCGGATTTGAGATATTTTCCAGATTGA
- a CDS encoding MFS transporter, with translation MTARSVAPSLTTLLASSASFIDGYNLIIIAPVLLILGGTPFTSHFNTTLIASSALIGNFFGAFFLGNLSDRLGRKYMLVWDIVFFVVFALASALSSNALELFVTRLLLGIGIGGDYPIGSTLVAEHSPAAKRGRQTAKLGFSWTLGFFTAILTGLIFLPVGADSWRFMLAAPAIPSLVIILMRQRAMESPLWQSEVKGSARAGKSSQIFGRTLIRATAFAASFWFIFDVVQYGITTYAPSVVSEIGFASHESSLAGSLLIAAIELVATLIGMRYVDVLGRRILLIVGFAGIALSMFIASISDNIFISLGILLLFALSTGFGPGIIEFVLPPELFPTNVRSSGAGFANTMSRLGAVVGVVVQPVLKQDFGIHSVFLLYGFVAMCGLTITYFFAPETMGISLSGMDDAAQEQPAVG, from the coding sequence ATGACCGCTCGTTCTGTAGCGCCTTCTCTCACAACCCTCCTTGCATCTTCCGCCTCTTTCATAGATGGCTACAATCTCATAATAATCGCACCTGTGTTGCTCATACTTGGCGGCACGCCTTTTACAAGCCATTTCAACACAACTCTCATTGCCTCCTCGGCACTCATAGGCAACTTCTTCGGTGCATTCTTCCTTGGCAACCTGTCCGACCGTCTGGGCCGCAAGTACATGCTGGTCTGGGACATTGTTTTCTTTGTTGTATTCGCGCTTGCGAGTGCTCTCTCATCCAATGCACTGGAACTGTTTGTTACGCGCCTTCTTCTGGGCATCGGCATCGGCGGCGATTATCCTATAGGATCTACGCTCGTGGCAGAACATTCGCCTGCGGCGAAGAGAGGGAGACAGACCGCCAAGCTTGGTTTTTCATGGACACTGGGTTTCTTCACGGCGATACTCACTGGCCTGATATTCCTTCCCGTCGGCGCCGATTCGTGGCGGTTTATGCTTGCCGCTCCGGCAATTCCCTCGCTAGTCATCATACTGATGAGACAAAGGGCCATGGAATCGCCTCTCTGGCAGTCGGAGGTAAAGGGCAGCGCCAGGGCTGGAAAGTCATCTCAGATATTCGGCAGGACGCTGATAAGAGCGACCGCTTTCGCAGCCTCGTTCTGGTTTATTTTCGATGTAGTTCAATACGGCATAACAACATATGCCCCGTCTGTTGTGAGTGAAATTGGTTTTGCGAGTCACGAGTCATCTCTTGCCGGATCACTGCTCATAGCCGCCATCGAACTGGTCGCAACGCTCATAGGTATGCGTTATGTGGATGTGCTGGGAAGGAGGATACTGCTCATTGTTGGATTTGCAGGAATAGCTCTTTCAATGTTTATCGCTTCCATATCCGACAATATCTTCATCTCCCTCGGCATACTCCTCCTTTTTGCGCTTTCAACCGGGTTCGGACCTGGTATAATAGAATTCGTTCTGCCCCCGGAGCTGTTTCCCACAAATGTAAGATCTTCGGGTGCCGGATTCGCCAATACAATGAGCAGACTCGGAGCAGTCGTCGGCGTTGTGGTTCAACCGGTTCTCAAACAGGATTTCGGCATTCATTCTGTGTTCCTGCTTTACGGGTTCGTCGCCATGTGCGGTCTCACCATAACATATTTTTTCGCACCTGAGACAATGGGCATATCTCTTTCAGGCATGGATGATGCAGCGCAGGAACAGCCTGCCGTCGGCTGA